The stretch of DNA CTCGACATGCTGATGGTCTGCCATCACCTCGACCCGTCGATCGCGGAGGACATCGCGTTCGCGGAGTCGCGCATCCGCCGCGAGACGATCGCGGCCGAGGACATCCTGCACGACCTGGGCGCGCTATCGATGCTGTCGTCGGATTCGCAGGCGATGGGGCGCGTCGGCGAAGTGGTGATCCGCACGTGGCAGACCGCGCACAAGATGAAGGTGCAGCGCGGCGCGCTGCCCGAGGACAACGCGCGCAACGACAACTTCCGCGTGAAGCGCTACGTCGCGAAGTACACGATCAATCCGGCGCTCACGCACGGCATCGCGCACGAAGTCGGCTCGATCGAGCCGGGCAAGTGGGCGGACCTCGTGTTCTGGGAGCCGGCGTTCTTCGGCGTGAAACCGTCGCTCGTCGTGAAGGGCGGGATGATCGCGCTCGCGCAGATGGGCGACCCGAACGCGTCGATCCCGACGCCGCAGCCGGTCCACTACCGCGAGATGTTCGCGACGCGCGGCCGGGCGCTTTCGCAGACGTCGCTGACGTTCGTTTCGCAGGCCGCGCAGGAACGCGGCGTCGCGGAACGCTACGGGTTGAGCAAGCGCATCGTCGCGGTCCGGAACTGCCGCAACGTGACGAAGGCCGACATGATCCACAACGCGTGGCGCCCCGCGATCAGCGTCGATCCGGAGACCTATCAGGTCGTCGCGGACGGCCAGTTGCTGACCTGCGAGCCGGCGGCCGTGCTGCCGATGGCGCAACGCTACTTCCTGTTCTGACCATGCGCACGATCGACAAGCGGCTGACCGCGAAACTCGCGCCGGTGCTGGTGCGCCGCGCGCCGACCGTCACGCTCGCGTACGACGCGCGCTGCAAGAGCCGCTTCGCGGCGACGCTCGACACCGGCGAGGAAGTCGGCGTCGTGCTGCCGCGCGGCACGGTGCTGCGCGACGGCGACGTGCTGGTCGCCGACGACGGCGGCCTGGTGCGCGTCGTCGCGGCCGCCGAGAGCGTGCTGCTGGTGCGCGCGCCGGACCGGCTCACGCTGACGCGCGCCGCATATCACCTCGGCAACCGGCACACGCCGGTCGAGGTCGGCGACGACTACCTGAAGCTCGAAGCGGACCCGGTGCTGGAGGACATGCTGAAGCGGCTCGGCGCGCGCGTCGCGCGCGAGACGCAACCGTTCCAGCCGGAAGCCGGCGCGTATGGCGGCGGCCACCGGCACGGCCACGACGACACCTTCGCGGACGACTACGCGCTCGCGCAGAAGGTGTTCGACGAGCATCATGGGCATTCGCGTGACCATGGGCACGATCATGGGCACGCGCACGGCGGGCGCGACCATTCGCATGGGCACGGACACGCGCACGACCCGCACGGCGACGAGCATGTGCACGGCCCTGGCTGCGGACACGACCATTCGCACGCCGAGGGCCATACGCACGAGCACGAGCACGATCACGCGCACAGCCACGGCCACTCGCACGACGAGGCAGCGCACGTGCATGGCCCGGACTGCGGCCACGATCACGCATCCGACGCCGACCCGCACCACCCGCACGGCCATGCGCATCGCTGAACTCACGGCGCTGCTGCATCTCGCGTCGCCGGCGCTGCCGATCGGCGCGTTCAGTTATTCGCAGGGACTCGAAGCGGCGATCGACGCGGCGTTGATCCGCGACGCCGACGACGCGCGCCGCTGGATCGAAGACGGTCTTTCGACCGTGCTCGCGACCGGCGAACTGCCGTTCGTCGCGCACCAGCTCGAACGCTGGCGCACGCACGACGCCGCCGCGCTCGCGGCCGCGAACGAGGCATTCGTCGCGAGCCGCGAGTCGTCCGAGTTGCGCCGCGAAACCGCGCAGATGGGCTGGTCGCTGCGGCAACTGTGCTCGCAGCTCGAATGGGGCGACGCCGGACGCCGCGCGACGCTCGACGCGATGACGCCGGTCGCGCAGCCGACCGCGTTCGCGTTCGCCGCCTATGCGCACGACGCCGCGCCGGACGCGACGCTCGCCGCGTATGCGTTCGGCTGGGTCGAGAACCAGACCGCGGCCGCGCTGAAGGCCGTGCCGCTCGGCCAGCTCGCCGGACAGCGGATCGTCGTCGCGCTGCGGCCGGCAATCGAAACCGCGGTCGAACGCGCGCTCGCGACGCCGCCCGACGCGCTCAACACGTTCGCGCCGCAACTCGGCATCCTGTCCGCGCGGCACGAATCGCAGTATTCACGGCTGTTCCGCTCGTAGGCCGCGGGCACCTCGACCCGCATCGAAAAGCACCAGCAGGCACCAACAGGCACCACCGAAACATGACCCGAAACACCACGAAGCGCACGAAAAAACTGCCGCCGCTGCGCGTCGGCGTCGGCGGCCCGGTCGGCTCCGGCAAGACCACGCTGCTCGAAATGCTGTGCAAGGCGATGCGCGAGCGTTACGACCTCGTCGCGATCACGAACGACATCTACACGAAAGAAGACCAGCGTCTGCTGACCGTCGCGGGCGCGCTGCCGGCCGAGCGGATCATGGGCG from Paraburkholderia caballeronis encodes:
- the ureE gene encoding urease accessory protein UreE, with protein sequence MRTIDKRLTAKLAPVLVRRAPTVTLAYDARCKSRFAATLDTGEEVGVVLPRGTVLRDGDVLVADDGGLVRVVAAAESVLLVRAPDRLTLTRAAYHLGNRHTPVEVGDDYLKLEADPVLEDMLKRLGARVARETQPFQPEAGAYGGGHRHGHDDTFADDYALAQKVFDEHHGHSRDHGHDHGHAHGGRDHSHGHGHAHDPHGDEHVHGPGCGHDHSHAEGHTHEHEHDHAHSHGHSHDEAAHVHGPDCGHDHASDADPHHPHGHAHR
- a CDS encoding urease accessory protein UreF; amino-acid sequence: MRIAELTALLHLASPALPIGAFSYSQGLEAAIDAALIRDADDARRWIEDGLSTVLATGELPFVAHQLERWRTHDAAALAAANEAFVASRESSELRRETAQMGWSLRQLCSQLEWGDAGRRATLDAMTPVAQPTAFAFAAYAHDAAPDATLAAYAFGWVENQTAAALKAVPLGQLAGQRIVVALRPAIETAVERALATPPDALNTFAPQLGILSARHESQYSRLFRS